A portion of the Glycine max cultivar Williams 82 chromosome 10, Glycine_max_v4.0, whole genome shotgun sequence genome contains these proteins:
- the LOC102669993 gene encoding protein MAIN-LIKE 1-like encodes MVRTRGLGLALGRIIGRALGREDCHDSSDAPQQRRPTASARRQRGVVLVAEDEPVLPADEPVVPVTDPVVAANEPMVDADVQDTGANTGVEAAADEPEGFLGGLRDASVLTEYADHVAASVWSGEERPELKLSSHGRKVQKVGRPIHAIKGLVASTRLSHLITCSVDTGDQELIFSFMERWHRETSSFHLPMGEVTITLDDVVSLLHLPVERQPGLRQDIAMDHTYAYLGYEIYSATHVHVVFLDTLQDLSQTGRYAWGAAALVHMYDHLNDACINSSRQLAGYATLLQCWIYKHFPSVAECIADPDYDEVSPHACRWISMKKTVKTISTKTYRQHLDRLRILDVCWMPYGEHRLVREFQLISCFFRQLR; translated from the exons atggttaggactAGAGGCTTAGGTCTTGCCTTAGGTAGGATTATTGGCAGAGCTTTAGGGAGAGAGGATTGTCATGATTCTAGTGATGCTCCCCAACAGCGAAGGCCTACCGCATCGGCACGTAGGCAACGGGGAGTTGTCCTTGTTGCCGAGGATGAGCCTGTGCTACCTGCGGACGAGCCTGTGGTACCTGTGACTGACCCTGTGGTAGCTGCCAATGAGCCTATGGTAGATGCAGACGTACAGGACACTGGTGCAAACACTGGTGTAGAGGCTGCTGCAGATGAGCCTGAGGGCTTTCTAGGTGGACTGCGTGACGCATCGGTGCTTACCGAGTATGCTGACCATGTTGCAGCTAGCGTATGGAGCggagag gaacgACCTGAATTGAAGTTATCCTCCCATGGGAGGAAGGTGCAGAAAGTAGGTAGGCCTATTCATGCAATTAAGGGGTTAGTTGCTAGCACAAGACTAAGTCATCTGATCACGTGTTCAGTAGACACTGGTGATCAGGAACTTATATTCTCGTTTATGGAGAGGTGGCACAGGGAGACTAGTAGTTTTCATCTTCCCATGGGGGAGGTTACCATCACCCTTGATGATGTGGTgtctcttcttcatcttcccgTT GAGAGGCAGCCAGGGCTGAGACAGGACATTGCCATGGACCATACGTATGCCTATCTTGGCTACGAGATATAT agtgcaacccatGTTCATGTTGTCTTCTTAGACACTTTGCAAGACCTCAGTCAGACTGGGAGgtatgcatggggagctgctGCCCTGGTGCATATGTATGATCACTTGAATGATGCTTGTATCAACAGCAGCCGACAACTTGCTGGTTACGCCACCTTGTTACAg TGTTGGATATATAAGCACTTTCCGTCAGTTGCGGAGTGCATCGCTGATCCGGACTACGATGAGGTGTCTCCACATGCATGTCGGTGGATTTCTATGAAGAAGACTGTGAAGACCATATCTACAAAGACCTACAGGCAGCATCTGGATCGACTTAGGATTCTTGATGTCTGCTGGATGCCTTATGGGGAGCATCGACTAGTCCGAGAATTTCAATTGATTTCATGCTTTTTCCGTCAGCTCCGCTGA
- the LOC102669424 gene encoding uncharacterized protein isoform X1 codes for METISKRFEELDVCGNFTLNTKLREIPYPDQNSMCSPPTKVNTKGAPKKPMNRNPRSTKRDSSYKEYVDAFHSVQNSNSSMRHSASSFKQPNPRRIMPMLDQFQPFIHDFIDNIVDVKTDGNCGYRSVAGLLGMGEDSWSLARNHLLKELGKFSDDYIKLFGGTDKFEELRMSLLVDGLTKVTMDKWMDITDMGYAIASSYNVILASLSQQQSMTFFPLRSQPPADSSVHRIICIGHVYDNHFVKVHSRYKVLFFYIYAISCGQLSFFIFFLHVQQVYLKDRCPLPPVALLWSSNCHPQAKQWATPYISRMQHYKSFVMFKIDYVNINDD; via the exons atggaaaccatatccaaaagatttgaagaacttgatgtttgtggtaaTTTTACTCTAAACACTAAACTTCGGGAAATTCCATACCCTGATCAAAATTCGATGTGTTCTCCTCCAACAAAGGTTAACAcaaaaggtgcaccgaagaaaccgatgaacaGAAACCCAAGGTCAACAAAGCGTGATTCATCTTACAAGGAGTATGTagatgcttttcattctgtgCAAAATAGCAATTCATCAATGAGGCATAGTGCATCATCTTTTAAGCAGCCCAATCCAAGAAGGATCATGcctatgttggatcaatttcagccATTTATCCACGACTTCATTGATAACATTGTTGATGTCAAAACTGATGgaaactgtggatatcggtcggttgccggtttattaggtatgggtgaagactCTTGGTCGTTGGCCCGCAACCatctgcttaaagaacttggtaAATTCTCAGATGACTATATCAAGCTCTTTGGTGGCACAGAcaaatttgaggaattaaggatgtcactacttgttgatgggttaaccaag gtgactatggataagtggatggatataaccgaCATGGGATATGCCATTGCATCAAGTTATAATGTAATCCTTGCATCCTTGTctcaacaacaaagcatgacgttctttcctcttagaagtcaaccaccggCAGATTCTTCAGTGCATCGCATAATTTGCATCGGTCAcgtgtatgacaatcattttgttaaGGTACATTCTAGATATAaagtgctttttttttatatttatgcaatCAGTTGTGGacaattgagtttttttattttttttttgcatgtacaacaggtttatttaaaagaCCGTTGTCCTTTACCGCCTGTAGCATTATTATGGTCTAGCAATTGTCATCCTCAGGCGAAGCAATGGgcaactccatatattagtagaatgcagcatTACAAAAGTTTCGTGATGTTCAAAATAGACTATGTTAACATAAATGATGACTGA
- the LOC102669424 gene encoding uncharacterized protein isoform X2, producing the protein METISKRFEELDVCGNFTLNTKLREIPYPDQNSMCSPPTKVNTKGAPKKPMNRNPRSTKRDSSYKEYVDAFHSVQNSNSSMRHSASSFKQPNPRRIMPMLDQFQPFIHDFIDNIVDVKTDGNCGYRSVAGLLGMGEDSWSLARNHLLKELGKFSDDYIKLFGGTDKFEELRMSLLVDGLTKVTMDKWMDITDMGYAIASSYNVILASLSQQQSMTFFPLRSQPPADSSVHRIICIGHVYDNHFVKVYLKDRCPLPPVALLWSSNCHPQAKQWATPYISRMQHYKSFVMFKIDYVNINDD; encoded by the exons atggaaaccatatccaaaagatttgaagaacttgatgtttgtggtaaTTTTACTCTAAACACTAAACTTCGGGAAATTCCATACCCTGATCAAAATTCGATGTGTTCTCCTCCAACAAAGGTTAACAcaaaaggtgcaccgaagaaaccgatgaacaGAAACCCAAGGTCAACAAAGCGTGATTCATCTTACAAGGAGTATGTagatgcttttcattctgtgCAAAATAGCAATTCATCAATGAGGCATAGTGCATCATCTTTTAAGCAGCCCAATCCAAGAAGGATCATGcctatgttggatcaatttcagccATTTATCCACGACTTCATTGATAACATTGTTGATGTCAAAACTGATGgaaactgtggatatcggtcggttgccggtttattaggtatgggtgaagactCTTGGTCGTTGGCCCGCAACCatctgcttaaagaacttggtaAATTCTCAGATGACTATATCAAGCTCTTTGGTGGCACAGAcaaatttgaggaattaaggatgtcactacttgttgatgggttaaccaag gtgactatggataagtggatggatataaccgaCATGGGATATGCCATTGCATCAAGTTATAATGTAATCCTTGCATCCTTGTctcaacaacaaagcatgacgttctttcctcttagaagtcaaccaccggCAGATTCTTCAGTGCATCGCATAATTTGCATCGGTCAcgtgtatgacaatcattttgttaaG gtttatttaaaagaCCGTTGTCCTTTACCGCCTGTAGCATTATTATGGTCTAGCAATTGTCATCCTCAGGCGAAGCAATGGgcaactccatatattagtagaatgcagcatTACAAAAGTTTCGTGATGTTCAAAATAGACTATGTTAACATAAATGATGACTGA
- the LOC121172956 gene encoding uncharacterized protein, whose product MDEDQWMYDSIMSEEVDIDYQNEEECGVNEPHVDCSDAFNNSQVFDCRDDVLQWARSVAHENGFVAMIIRFNTNTGSRGRISFVLIGCERSGEYRCRKKEFVRRDIETRKCGCPFKLRGKLVVGGQGWMVKLMCGIHNHELTKSLVGHPYAGRLTKAEKTLIIAAEFERVHYAGKNPSTCGYVMRSTHGLPCACELSKYVVDCIPLDSIHMF is encoded by the exons atggacgaagatcaatggatgtatgacagtataatgtctgaagaagttgatatagattatcaaaatgaagaagaatgtggtgtgaatgaaccacatgttgattgttcggatGCGTTCAATAATTCTCAG GTGTTTGACTgccgagatgatgttttgcagtggGCTCGATCTGTTGCTCATGAAAACGGATTTGTGGCAATGATTATAAGGTTTAACACAAACACTGGTAGTAGAGGAAGAATttcgtttgtgttaattggttgtgaaaggagtggcgagtataggtgtaggaagaaagaatttgttagaagagataTTGAGACTagaaaatgtgggtgtcccttcaagcttcgtgGCAAGCTAGTGGTTGGAGGACAAggctggatggtgaagttgatgtgtgggattcataatcatgaattgaccaagtcattagttggacatccatatgctgggcgattgactaaagctgaaaagacacttatt attgctgctGAATTTGAGCGTGTTCActatgctggcaagaatccTTCCACTTGTGGTTATGTCATGAGATCCACgcacggtcttccttgtgcttgtGAGCTATCGAAATATGTTGTTGATTGCATCCCActggattcaatccatatgttctAG